From a single Sus scrofa isolate TJ Tabasco breed Duroc chromosome 13, Sscrofa11.1, whole genome shotgun sequence genomic region:
- the AGTR1 gene encoding type-1 angiotensin II receptor codes for MILNSSTEDSIKRIQDDCPKAGRHNYIFVMIPTLYSIIFVVGIFGNSLVVIVIYFYMKLKTVASVFLLNLALADLCFLLTLPLWAVYTAMEYRWPFGNYLCKIASASVSFNLYASVFLLTCLSIDRYLAIVHPMKSRLRRTMLVAKVTCIIIWLLAGLASLPTIIHRNVFFIENTNITVCAFHYESQNSTLPVGLGLTKNILGFLFPFLIILTSYTLIWKALKKAYEIQKNKPRNDDIFKIIMAIVLFFFFSWVPHQIFTFLDVLIQLGIIHDCKIADIVDTAMPITICLAYFNNCLNPLFYGFLGKKFKKYFLQLLKYIPPKAKSHSSLSTKMSTLSYRPSENGSSSTKKSAPCTEVE; via the coding sequence ATGATCCTCAACTCTTCCACAGAAGATAGTATTAAAAGAATCCAAGATGACTGCCCCAAAGCTGGAAGGCATAATTACATATTTGTCATGATCCCTACTTTATACAGTATTATCTTTGTGGTGGGAATATTTGGGAACAGTTTGGTGGTAATTGTCATTTACTTTTACATGAAACTGAAGACTGTGgccagtgtttttcttttgaatttagcACTAGCTGACTTATGCTTTTTACTGACTTTGCCACTGTGGGCTGTCTACACTGCTATGGAATACCGCTGGCCCTTTGGCAATTACCTATGTAAGATCGCTTCAGCCAGTGTCAGTTTCAACCTCTATGCCAGTGTGTTTCTACTCACATGTCTAAGCATTGATCGCTACCTGGCTATCGTACATCCAATGAAGTCCCGCCTTCGACGCACAATGCTTGTGGCCAAAGTCACCTGCATCATTATTTGGCTGCTGGCTGGCTTGGCCAGTTTGCCAACTATAATCCACCGCAATGTATTTTTCATCGAAAATACCAATATCACAGTTTGTGCTTTCCACTATGAATCCCAAAATTCAACACTCCCTGTAGGTCTGGGCCTAACCAAGAATATACTGggtttcctgtttccttttctgatcATCCTTACAAGTTATACTCTTATTTGGAAAGCCCTAAAGAAGGCTTATGAAATTCAGAAGAACAAACCAAGAAATGATGATATTTTCAAGATAATTATGGcaattgtgcttttctttttcttttcgtgGGTTCCCCACCAAATATTCACTTTTCTGGATGTACTGATTCAGTTGGGCATCATACATGACTGTAAAATTGCAGATATTGTCGACACCGCCATGCCCATCACTATTTGCTTGGCGTATTTTAACAACTGCCTGAATCCTCTCTTTTATGGCTTtctggggaaaaaatttaaaaaatattttctccagcttCTGAAATACATTCCTCCAAAGGCCAAATCCCACTCAAGCCTGTCTACAAAAATGAGCACACTTTCCTACCGCCCCTCAGAAAATGGAAGCTCTTCCACCAAGAAGTCTGCCCCATGTACTGAAGTTGAGTGA